From Pseudomonadota bacterium, a single genomic window includes:
- a CDS encoding PDZ domain-containing protein, giving the protein MDALFGAAAAPFRPELLMTRHLKPIAVGLALASALVLTVTRPQGPGGLGLEPPHTASAGASRAGATDLGALKVFERVLLRVTDNYVEPERIRPREMLLAALHGVERDVAEVLVRESSDKSKLAVRVQDVERSFDIGLVDSPWNLSAAMRTILRFIQPHLQPSTELGDVEYAAINGMLSTLDPHSVLLEPDIYNEMRLSTRGEFGGLGIVISMIQGALTVIKPMPGTPAEAVGLKPCDQILKIGQESTVNMTLTQAVQRLRGAPGTSVVITIQRQGLPRPAKKTLRRDVIKVDSVTSRMLAGSVGHVVLSSFQGNSEDDLRQHLRRLKQQGMKALVLDLRDNPGGLLDQAVKIADLFIESGTLVTTVSNAGRRREEKRAQREDTEQRYPIAVLVNNGSASASEIVAGALKHLDRAVVIGRRTFGKGSVQVLYDNDDGSALKLTIAQYLTPGDISIQSVGITPDVVTMPVVVREDLIRLRRRDASPREDGLSQHLTHSTARREEAAFSVRFLRETPEDGHSANGAGAPAAADGAGKSVCLFPQRECRPEGENKFVEDFQIKLARQLLSQANGWHRSQLLAGAPALFAKVQADEDQRIGQALARYGVDWSLPSAADGGAAAGPAGSARLAVQVQTTPAGDALEACTRAKIKVTVRNEGSAPAYRLAAHTESSDFAFRERELVFGRVDPGKTRTWVLPIEVPDLPTRLDDVTLRFVDAAKTTYPPHRFQLALRGARRPVFAYAYQLIDDLEGGNRDGRAQRGERLRLFVKVRNTGAGAALRAVTTLQNLSGVGIFIRKGRFLLNRMEPGQIATASFTLDVEPGFRDDSFKLDLAVFDEGLQEAVSEKLQFAIAPAAAPEQVASGAVRVGASGAAVRAWGASDAPLVGQAAAGTVFRLLGRDPRGAWARVEVGPERSAFIASKDAAADPGPARGQFDGRWQVTPPRLVLNVPALATEKPSMRITGEATDETRVTDIYVFVRNRDAKIEARKVYYQSNAHATAPQVLRFAAEVPLWPGANYVTVFARENNEVQTQQVAVIMRREAVRPVAKRVEGREGKAAPR; this is encoded by the coding sequence ATGGACGCCCTCTTCGGCGCCGCCGCCGCGCCGTTTCGCCCGGAGCTATTGATGACGCGTCACCTCAAGCCGATCGCGGTCGGCCTGGCCCTTGCTTCCGCCCTCGTGCTGACGGTGACGCGCCCCCAGGGCCCCGGCGGCCTCGGCCTGGAACCACCGCACACGGCCTCGGCCGGAGCGAGTCGTGCCGGCGCTACCGATCTGGGCGCGCTCAAGGTCTTCGAGCGGGTCCTGTTGCGCGTGACGGATAACTACGTCGAGCCCGAGCGCATTCGACCGCGCGAGATGCTGCTGGCCGCCCTGCATGGGGTCGAGCGCGATGTGGCCGAGGTGCTGGTGCGGGAGTCGAGCGATAAGTCGAAGCTCGCCGTGCGGGTGCAGGACGTCGAGCGGAGCTTCGACATCGGCCTGGTCGACAGCCCCTGGAATCTGAGCGCGGCGATGCGAACGATCTTGCGCTTCATCCAGCCGCATCTGCAGCCGAGCACCGAGCTTGGCGACGTGGAGTACGCGGCGATCAACGGCATGCTGAGCACCCTCGATCCACATAGCGTCCTGCTCGAGCCCGATATCTACAACGAGATGCGCCTCTCGACCCGCGGGGAGTTCGGCGGCCTGGGAATCGTCATCAGCATGATTCAGGGCGCGTTGACCGTGATCAAGCCGATGCCCGGCACGCCGGCCGAAGCCGTCGGGCTCAAGCCCTGCGACCAGATCCTCAAGATCGGTCAGGAGTCGACGGTCAACATGACGCTGACGCAGGCGGTCCAGCGCCTGCGCGGTGCGCCCGGCACCTCCGTGGTGATCACGATTCAGCGGCAGGGCCTGCCTCGGCCGGCGAAGAAGACGCTGCGTCGCGACGTGATCAAGGTCGACAGCGTGACCTCGCGCATGCTCGCCGGCAGCGTCGGTCATGTGGTGCTCAGCAGCTTCCAGGGCAACTCCGAGGACGACCTGCGACAGCACCTGCGCCGACTCAAGCAGCAGGGGATGAAGGCGCTGGTCCTCGACCTGCGTGACAATCCCGGCGGTCTGCTCGACCAGGCGGTGAAGATCGCCGACCTCTTCATCGAGTCCGGGACCTTGGTGACGACGGTCAGCAACGCGGGGCGGCGCCGCGAGGAAAAGCGCGCGCAGCGCGAGGATACGGAGCAGCGCTACCCGATCGCCGTGCTGGTCAACAACGGCAGCGCGTCGGCCTCCGAGATTGTCGCCGGAGCGTTGAAGCACCTCGACCGGGCGGTCGTGATTGGCCGGCGCACCTTTGGCAAGGGTTCAGTGCAGGTGCTCTACGACAACGACGACGGCTCCGCGCTCAAGCTGACGATCGCGCAGTACCTGACCCCCGGCGACATCTCGATCCAATCGGTCGGCATCACGCCGGACGTGGTGACGATGCCAGTGGTCGTACGCGAGGATTTGATCCGCCTGCGCCGCCGTGACGCGTCGCCGCGCGAGGATGGCCTCTCCCAGCACCTGACGCACTCCACGGCGCGGCGCGAGGAGGCCGCCTTCAGCGTGCGTTTCTTGCGTGAGACGCCAGAGGACGGGCACAGCGCGAACGGCGCCGGCGCGCCCGCGGCAGCGGACGGCGCGGGCAAGAGCGTTTGTCTCTTTCCGCAGCGCGAGTGTCGCCCGGAGGGCGAGAACAAGTTCGTCGAGGACTTCCAGATCAAGCTGGCGCGCCAGCTCCTTTCGCAGGCGAACGGCTGGCACCGATCCCAGCTGCTCGCGGGCGCGCCGGCGCTCTTCGCCAAGGTGCAGGCCGACGAGGATCAGCGGATCGGTCAGGCGCTGGCCCGTTACGGCGTTGATTGGAGCCTGCCGAGCGCGGCGGATGGCGGCGCGGCGGCTGGACCGGCGGGGAGCGCCCGCCTCGCCGTGCAGGTGCAGACGACGCCGGCCGGCGACGCGCTCGAGGCCTGCACGCGCGCCAAGATCAAGGTCACGGTGCGCAATGAGGGCAGCGCGCCGGCCTACCGCCTGGCGGCTCATACCGAGTCGTCCGACTTCGCCTTCCGCGAGCGCGAGCTGGTCTTCGGCCGCGTCGATCCCGGCAAGACCCGGACCTGGGTCCTGCCGATCGAGGTTCCGGATTTGCCGACGCGACTCGACGATGTGACGCTGCGCTTCGTTGACGCCGCCAAGACGACGTATCCGCCGCATCGCTTCCAGCTCGCTTTGCGGGGCGCGAGGCGTCCTGTCTTCGCCTACGCCTATCAGCTCATCGACGATCTCGAGGGTGGCAACCGTGACGGCCGCGCCCAGCGAGGCGAGCGCCTTCGGCTCTTCGTCAAGGTGCGCAACACGGGGGCCGGCGCCGCGCTGCGCGCCGTGACGACGCTGCAGAACCTCTCTGGCGTGGGGATCTTCATCCGCAAGGGCCGCTTCCTGCTCAACCGTATGGAGCCGGGCCAGATCGCCACGGCGTCGTTCACGCTCGACGTCGAGCCCGGCTTTCGGGACGACAGCTTCAAGCTCGACCTGGCGGTCTTCGACGAAGGCTTGCAGGAGGCCGTTTCGGAGAAGCTGCAGTTCGCGATCGCTCCTGCGGCTGCGCCCGAGCAGGTCGCGTCGGGCGCCGTGCGCGTGGGAGCCTCGGGGGCCGCTGTGCGTGCGTGGGGCGCGAGCGACGCGCCCTTGGTGGGCCAGGCGGCCGCGGGCACGGTGTTCCGGCTGCTGGGCCGCGACCCGCGCGGCGCCTGGGCGCGCGTCGAGGTCGGACCGGAGCGCAGTGCTTTCATCGCGAGCAAGGACGCCGCGGCCGATCCGGGTCCCGCGCGCGGTCAGTTCGACGGGCGTTGGCAGGTCACGCCGCCTCGCCTAGTGCTCAACGTGCCGGCGCTGGCGACGGAGAAGCCCTCGATGCGCATCACGGGCGAGGCTACCGACGAGACGCGCGTGACAGATATCTACGTCTTCGTGCGCAATCGCGACGCCAAGATCGAGGCGCGCAAGGTTTACTACCAGTCGAATGCGCACGCGACGGCCCCGCAGGTGCTGCGCTTCGCGGCGGAGGTGCCGCTTTGGCCGGGCGCGAACTACGTCACGGTCTTCGCCCGCGAGAACAATGAGGTCCAGACGCAACAGGTGGCTGTGATCATGCGGCGCGAAGCGGTCAGGCCGGTGGCGAAGCGGGTCGAAGGCCGCGAAGGGAAGGCCGCGCCACGATGA
- a CDS encoding NAD-dependent deacetylase — MRQAIAAAAEAIARADALWIGAGAGMGVDSGLPSFRGREGFWREYPPFARRGLSFAQVANPRWFEADPELAWGFYGHRLGLYRAGVPHAGFGLLQQWAARMRHGAFVFTSNIDGHFQRAGFAEERVFECHGSLGHLQCTQPCSARLWPVSDLRLDVDSQSFRARPPLPACPDCGAMARPNVLMFTDDYWVSERSDAQEAAQLAWLAGLDGARLVLIECGAGTAVPTVRWTSEGVARRWGGRLIRINPRDAAGPADAIAIEAGALEALCALAEALGPDAPRRGVDELERDARPR; from the coding sequence ATGAGGCAGGCGATAGCAGCAGCGGCCGAGGCGATCGCGCGCGCTGATGCGCTTTGGATCGGCGCTGGCGCGGGGATGGGTGTGGACTCGGGACTGCCGAGCTTTCGCGGCCGGGAGGGCTTCTGGCGCGAGTATCCACCCTTTGCGCGCCGCGGGTTGTCGTTTGCGCAGGTGGCCAATCCGCGCTGGTTCGAGGCCGATCCCGAGCTGGCCTGGGGTTTCTATGGCCATCGGCTGGGGCTCTATCGCGCGGGCGTGCCCCACGCGGGCTTCGGGCTGCTGCAGCAATGGGCCGCCCGGATGCGCCACGGGGCCTTCGTCTTCACCTCGAACATCGATGGTCACTTCCAGCGCGCGGGCTTCGCCGAGGAACGCGTCTTCGAGTGCCATGGCTCGCTCGGTCACCTGCAGTGCACGCAACCCTGCAGCGCGCGCTTGTGGCCCGTCAGTGACCTGCGACTCGACGTCGATAGCCAGAGCTTTCGGGCGCGTCCCCCGCTTCCGGCCTGCCCGGACTGCGGCGCGATGGCTCGCCCCAACGTCTTGATGTTCACGGACGACTACTGGGTCAGCGAGCGGTCGGACGCGCAAGAAGCGGCGCAGCTCGCGTGGCTGGCGGGACTCGACGGCGCGCGGCTGGTGCTGATCGAATGTGGCGCGGGCACGGCCGTGCCGACGGTGCGCTGGACCTCGGAGGGCGTGGCGCGCCGCTGGGGCGGTCGGTTGATTCGCATCAATCCGCGTGACGCGGCCGGCCCTGCCGACGCGATCGCGATCGAGGCTGGCGCACTCGAGGCGCTGTGCGCCCTGGCCGAGGCGCTGGGCCCAGACGCGCCCCGCCGCGGCGTCGACGAGCTCGAGCGCGACGCGCGCCCCCGCTGA
- the rsmI gene encoding 16S rRNA (cytidine(1402)-2'-O)-methyltransferase, whose translation MSAEGEADPGAAATGRGFRVQPGWLYLVATPIGNLEDITLRAVRVLREVELIAAEDTRKAQALLAHLGLSGRPTLSLFEGNESARIPGLLERLRGGASVAVISEAGMPGISDPGWLLRRACLEQGIPCDVIPGASAVTTALLLSGLPPAHFRFVGFLPRKGPGRREALQRIAASSDTTVVFEARRRTAATLSELAPLLGHRTVAVLREMTKRHQQVLRGSALELLEALAGVSERGEVTLVIAGNEGAPLARDDEPPAEPGASPRAPAPTLAERVAAERQRGCSPRQIARTLAAQGQPKREAYQLALRLAQAEQDASGDGQP comes from the coding sequence ATGAGCGCGGAGGGGGAGGCCGACCCTGGGGCAGCGGCGACCGGGCGCGGCTTCAGGGTGCAGCCGGGCTGGCTCTATCTCGTGGCGACACCGATCGGCAACCTCGAGGACATCACGCTGCGGGCGGTGCGCGTGCTGCGCGAGGTCGAGCTGATCGCCGCCGAGGACACGCGGAAGGCGCAGGCGCTGCTGGCCCACCTCGGTCTGAGCGGGCGCCCCACCCTGAGCCTCTTCGAGGGCAACGAGAGCGCGCGGATTCCCGGGCTGCTGGAGCGCTTGCGCGGCGGCGCGAGCGTGGCCGTGATTTCCGAGGCCGGGATGCCAGGCATCTCCGACCCCGGTTGGCTGCTGCGCCGAGCCTGCCTCGAGCAAGGCATCCCCTGCGACGTGATTCCAGGAGCCTCGGCCGTCACGACGGCGCTGCTGCTCTCCGGCCTGCCGCCGGCGCACTTTCGCTTCGTCGGCTTCCTGCCGCGCAAGGGACCCGGACGACGAGAGGCGCTGCAGCGCATTGCGGCGAGCTCCGACACCACCGTGGTCTTCGAGGCCCGCCGGCGCACGGCAGCCACGCTGAGCGAGCTCGCCCCGCTGCTCGGCCACCGCACGGTCGCCGTGCTGCGCGAGATGACGAAGCGTCACCAGCAGGTGCTGCGGGGCAGCGCGCTCGAGCTGCTGGAGGCACTGGCGGGCGTGTCCGAGCGCGGGGAGGTCACGCTCGTGATCGCTGGCAACGAGGGCGCGCCGCTCGCCCGAGACGATGAGCCTCCGGCCGAACCGGGCGCGTCCCCGAGGGCCCCCGCGCCAACGCTGGCGGAGCGGGTCGCCGCCGAGCGCCAACGCGGCTGCTCCCCGCGCCAGATCGCGCGCACCTTGGCCGCCCAGGGCCAGCCCAAGCGCGAGGCCTACCAGCTCGCGCTGCGCCTGGCCCAAGCCGAGCAGGATGCGAGCGGCGACGGCCAGCCCTGA
- the uvrC gene encoding excinuclease ABC subunit UvrC, which produces MSDVILALMAAPPTTALERLEPRLRELLERLPREPGVYLLKNRQGRVIYVGKAKSLHARVHSYFTRSGDPRAFVGSLARLLGDVETLVTRNEKEALLLENTLIKEHQPRFNVLLRDDKSFLVLRLDARLDFPRLEVRRRIVADGARYFGPYHSASSCRQTLRVVNRYFQLRTCTDETMATRVRACLQHQIGRCPAPCVLEVDRAQYRQQVEEVTLFLRGREQELVAGLERRMRAAAERLDFEHAARVRDQLGAVRATLQRQEVVAQDLLDRDVFGCYREGDAVDVVVLNVRAGRLVGRRPLSFSGHELPDEELLSALIGRYYDAGQALPHEVLVPVEPDDREVKQQWLAELAGRKVELRVPRRGFRRALLELAQRNAQSHFATRRAREADVAQALGKLQQRLRLERLPRQIECYDVSNLMGQHVVASMVVMRDGQLAPASYRHFRVAARGGDDYAGIYEVLARRLRRARDAASGWELPDLIVIDGGRGQLAVALAALRDAALPAELGPPALVGLAKARVGEDAQGADRPDRVVLPAVKDPIRLRPNTAELYLLSRLRDEAHRVAIGHHRRLRQRQALRSGLDDIPEIGPRRRRELLRALGSLERIRLASVSELAAVHGMTQRAAESVARYLARQEPDVGELGPPPRSIDPHDTTKRES; this is translated from the coding sequence GTGAGTGACGTTATACTCGCGCTCATGGCTGCACCGCCGACGACCGCGCTCGAGCGCCTCGAGCCGCGCTTGCGCGAGCTGCTGGAGCGGCTGCCGCGCGAACCCGGCGTCTACTTGCTGAAGAACCGGCAGGGGCGCGTGATCTATGTCGGCAAGGCCAAGAGCCTGCACGCCCGCGTGCATTCCTACTTCACACGCTCGGGCGACCCACGCGCCTTTGTCGGATCGCTCGCGCGCCTGCTCGGCGACGTCGAGACGCTGGTCACGCGCAACGAGAAGGAAGCCCTGCTGCTCGAGAACACCCTGATCAAGGAGCATCAGCCGCGCTTCAATGTCTTGCTGCGCGATGACAAGAGCTTCCTCGTGCTGCGCCTCGACGCACGCCTGGACTTCCCGCGGCTCGAGGTCCGGCGGCGCATCGTCGCCGACGGTGCGCGTTACTTCGGTCCCTACCATTCGGCCTCCTCCTGCCGACAGACGCTGCGCGTCGTCAATCGCTACTTTCAGCTCCGCACCTGCACCGACGAGACGATGGCCACGCGCGTGCGCGCCTGCTTGCAGCACCAGATCGGCCGTTGCCCCGCACCCTGCGTCCTCGAGGTCGATCGCGCGCAGTATCGGCAGCAGGTGGAGGAGGTGACGCTCTTTCTGCGCGGGCGCGAGCAGGAGCTCGTGGCGGGCTTGGAGCGGCGTATGCGCGCGGCCGCCGAGCGGCTCGACTTCGAGCACGCAGCGCGCGTGCGCGACCAGCTCGGCGCGGTGCGGGCCACCTTGCAGCGGCAGGAGGTGGTAGCCCAGGACCTGCTCGATCGGGACGTCTTTGGCTGCTATCGCGAGGGTGACGCGGTCGACGTCGTGGTGCTCAACGTGCGGGCGGGGCGCCTCGTCGGCCGGCGGCCGCTCTCTTTCTCCGGGCATGAGCTCCCCGACGAGGAGCTGCTCAGTGCGCTGATTGGGCGCTACTACGACGCGGGGCAGGCCCTTCCGCACGAAGTGCTGGTGCCGGTTGAGCCCGACGATCGCGAGGTCAAGCAGCAATGGCTGGCGGAGCTGGCGGGGCGCAAGGTCGAGCTGCGCGTCCCGCGGCGCGGCTTTCGCCGCGCGCTGCTCGAGTTGGCGCAGCGAAACGCGCAGAGCCACTTCGCCACGCGCCGGGCGCGCGAGGCCGATGTGGCGCAGGCGCTCGGTAAGCTGCAGCAACGCCTGCGCCTGGAGCGCCTGCCGCGCCAGATCGAATGCTACGACGTGTCGAACCTGATGGGGCAGCACGTCGTAGCGTCGATGGTGGTCATGCGCGACGGGCAGCTGGCCCCGGCGTCCTACCGTCATTTCCGCGTCGCGGCCCGCGGCGGGGATGATTATGCTGGAATCTATGAGGTGCTCGCCCGGCGGCTGCGGCGCGCACGCGACGCGGCGAGCGGCTGGGAGCTTCCCGATCTGATCGTGATCGACGGAGGCAGGGGGCAGCTCGCCGTTGCCCTGGCGGCGCTGCGCGACGCCGCGCTGCCCGCCGAGCTGGGCCCACCCGCGCTGGTTGGGCTGGCCAAGGCGCGCGTTGGTGAGGACGCTCAGGGCGCGGACCGTCCGGATCGCGTGGTGCTGCCGGCCGTCAAGGACCCGATCCGTTTGCGCCCCAACACCGCGGAGCTCTACCTGCTGTCGCGGCTACGCGATGAGGCGCACCGCGTGGCCATCGGCCACCATCGGCGCCTGCGGCAGCGCCAGGCGTTGCGTTCGGGGCTCGACGACATCCCGGAGATCGGCCCCCGGCGGCGGCGCGAGCTGCTGCGGGCGCTGGGCAGCCTCGAGCGGATTCGGCTGGCGTCGGTGAGCGAGTTGGCCGCGGTGCATGGTATGACGCAGCGTGCGGCCGAGAGCGTTGCGCGGTATCTTGCGCGCCAGGAACCCGATGTGGGCGAGCTGGGGCCACCGCCCCGGTCGATCGACCCGCACGACACCACTAAGCGTGAGTCATGA
- a CDS encoding glycogen/starch synthase — protein MNHGRALRRSAWAAALYFLLGYATPAQGRRPEAELAAATRRLNNIAAGRPHVLLSAMECGRLEHLRDTRGRPLNVQAGGQALVVNDFLTELPAFVAPAVATQVARGEEAAHEGPRVSAAFLRYEGLATRGLKRLAPLQTILAGQREMVGVWHSRHPRGAALYFFEHPLFARRTLLENTPEASIYASRGGDRQPLGQPGVPPYALPWEDAAVYSLYNQAIAALARRIEPDVYHAHDYHAALAPIYMERPPASVLTLHNGGYQGLFKTPGFGDRRSASTAEHPRGLPLGDRQRNQRLLELLRLPEATYLRYFEQDGLLNLLKGSLGWLQEHFGLAGIAVSPGYAAELRQSRDEILEQLFREQPGAAVDPERVFVPSHGLEFGNVIGITNGLARTAHASTHRELERAGGSDRLGDLQHPEVRRAFLERDLRFGSDLKSAAGRERTLASLGELKRLLQLEVFGVAAPERPVLVVVGRLVEQKGLGVLLDNVPYLVEQHGAQLLVLGSAGDAAGAADLQQLEALAARYPDAVRVYPRFVTGPLNVLSRAGADFTVLPSRFEPCGMTDIEAAWLGAVPVARRTGGLGKVQSGIYYSYTNVAERAGHVRALRAALDDALGEYRQRPQAFHERQLEGLAQSFSWQDAFGAYFTAYRAAAQHQLNALIGGALGQQRLNIAEAERLALPDLASLLVAAQGGGRAEAPRTRRAARLQ, from the coding sequence CGGGCGCCTCGAGCACCTGCGCGACACCCGCGGACGGCCGCTCAACGTCCAGGCCGGTGGCCAGGCGCTGGTGGTCAACGACTTCCTGACCGAGCTGCCCGCCTTCGTCGCACCGGCGGTCGCGACGCAGGTGGCGCGCGGGGAGGAGGCCGCCCACGAGGGACCACGCGTCTCCGCTGCCTTCTTGCGCTACGAGGGCCTGGCGACGCGCGGCCTCAAGCGCTTGGCGCCGCTGCAAACGATCCTGGCAGGTCAACGGGAGATGGTCGGTGTCTGGCACAGTCGCCACCCGCGCGGCGCGGCGCTGTACTTCTTTGAGCACCCGCTCTTCGCGCGGCGCACGCTGCTGGAGAACACGCCCGAGGCGAGCATCTACGCCAGTCGCGGCGGCGACCGCCAGCCGCTGGGCCAGCCGGGCGTGCCGCCCTATGCGCTGCCGTGGGAGGATGCGGCCGTCTACTCGCTCTACAATCAGGCCATCGCCGCGCTGGCGCGGCGCATCGAGCCCGACGTCTACCACGCCCACGACTATCACGCGGCCCTCGCGCCGATCTACATGGAGCGGCCGCCGGCCAGCGTGCTGACGCTGCATAATGGCGGCTATCAGGGGCTCTTCAAGACGCCCGGCTTCGGCGACCGGCGGAGCGCGTCGACCGCCGAACACCCGAGGGGCCTACCGCTTGGTGACCGCCAGCGCAACCAACGCCTGCTCGAGCTGCTGCGGCTGCCCGAGGCGACCTATCTGCGTTACTTCGAGCAGGATGGGCTGCTCAACCTGCTCAAGGGCTCGCTCGGTTGGTTGCAGGAGCACTTTGGCCTCGCGGGGATCGCGGTCAGCCCGGGCTATGCCGCCGAGCTGCGTCAGAGCCGCGACGAGATCCTCGAGCAGCTCTTTCGCGAGCAGCCCGGCGCGGCGGTCGATCCCGAGCGGGTCTTCGTGCCGAGCCACGGCCTCGAGTTCGGCAATGTCATCGGCATCACCAACGGCCTGGCCCGCACGGCGCATGCCTCCACGCATCGCGAGCTGGAGCGGGCTGGCGGCTCGGACAGGCTCGGCGATCTCCAGCACCCTGAGGTGCGTCGGGCCTTCCTCGAGCGCGACCTGCGCTTTGGCTCGGATCTCAAGAGCGCCGCGGGGCGTGAGCGCACACTCGCCTCGCTGGGCGAGCTGAAGCGCCTGCTTCAGCTCGAGGTCTTTGGTGTCGCGGCTCCGGAGCGCCCCGTGCTCGTCGTCGTCGGTCGCCTGGTCGAACAGAAGGGCCTCGGGGTGCTGCTCGACAACGTGCCCTACCTCGTCGAGCAGCACGGCGCGCAGCTCCTCGTGCTTGGCTCGGCCGGGGACGCCGCCGGCGCCGCCGATCTGCAGCAGCTCGAGGCGTTGGCGGCGCGCTATCCCGACGCCGTGAGGGTCTATCCTCGCTTCGTGACGGGGCCCTTGAACGTCCTCTCGCGGGCGGGCGCCGACTTCACGGTCTTGCCGAGTCGCTTTGAACCCTGTGGGATGACGGATATCGAGGCGGCCTGGCTCGGCGCGGTACCGGTCGCCCGGCGCACGGGCGGGCTCGGCAAGGTCCAGAGCGGCATCTATTACAGCTACACGAATGTCGCTGAGCGCGCGGGCCATGTGCGCGCGCTGCGCGCGGCGTTGGACGACGCGCTGGGCGAGTACCGCCAGCGACCGCAGGCCTTTCACGAGCGCCAGCTCGAGGGCCTGGCCCAGTCATTCTCCTGGCAGGATGCCTTCGGCGCCTACTTCACCGCCTATCGCGCGGCGGCCCAGCATCAGCTCAATGCCTTGATCGGCGGCGCGCTCGGGCAGCAGCGCCTGAACATCGCTGAGGCCGAGCGGCTTGCGCTGCCCGATCTGGCCTCGCTCTTGGTCGCCGCGCAGGGCGGCGGCCGCGCCGAGGCGCCCCGCACGCGGCGGGCAGCGCGCCTGCAGTAA
- a CDS encoding RNA polymerase factor sigma-32: MLTVNDASDSAEDEQPDHAVVATLAPSARSLAVRDPLQAYINETRRYPLLSAEEEHALALRYFEHGDAEAARQLVTANLRLVVKIAHSYRKAYRNLLDLVQEGNVGLMHAVKKFDPYRGVKLSSYAAWWIRAYILKFVLANWRLVKIGTTQGQRTLFYNLRREVEALQRLGIDDPTPKLLAERLSVTEQEVQMMQKRLAGGDVSLDAPLTGDDPGTTRLDFVAATTVGPEQQVEQRELSSLLRDKVMAFGETLRGREREIFELRTIAEEPLTLQQIGDRYSITRERARQIERRVMDRLRDHLRAELGDAVDVALGRDDGPR, translated from the coding sequence ATGCTCACCGTCAACGACGCTTCGGACAGCGCGGAGGACGAGCAACCCGACCACGCGGTCGTCGCAACCCTCGCGCCGAGCGCGCGCAGCCTGGCCGTGCGCGACCCGTTGCAGGCGTATATCAATGAGACCCGGCGCTACCCGCTGCTCAGCGCCGAGGAGGAGCACGCCCTCGCGCTGCGCTACTTCGAGCACGGCGACGCCGAGGCCGCGCGCCAACTGGTCACGGCCAACCTGCGGCTGGTCGTGAAGATCGCCCACTCCTATCGCAAGGCCTATCGCAACCTGCTCGACCTGGTGCAAGAGGGCAACGTCGGGCTGATGCACGCGGTCAAGAAGTTCGACCCCTATCGCGGCGTCAAGCTCTCCTCCTACGCCGCCTGGTGGATTCGCGCCTATATCCTCAAGTTCGTGCTCGCGAACTGGCGGCTGGTCAAGATCGGCACGACGCAGGGTCAGCGCACGCTCTTCTACAACCTGCGCCGCGAGGTCGAGGCGCTGCAGCGCCTGGGCATCGACGACCCCACGCCCAAGCTATTGGCCGAGCGCCTCAGCGTCACCGAGCAAGAGGTGCAGATGATGCAGAAGCGCCTCGCCGGCGGTGACGTCTCGCTCGACGCACCCTTGACGGGCGACGACCCGGGCACCACGCGGCTCGACTTCGTGGCGGCGACGACCGTCGGCCCTGAACAGCAGGTCGAGCAGCGCGAGCTGAGCAGCCTGCTGCGCGACAAGGTCATGGCCTTCGGTGAGACCCTGCGCGGGCGGGAGCGCGAGATCTTCGAGCTGCGGACCATCGCCGAGGAACCGCTGACGCTGCAGCAGATCGGCGATCGCTACAGCATTACCCGCGAGCGGGCGCGCCAGATCGAGCGCCGCGTGATGGACCGCCTGCGGGATCACCTGCGCGCCGAGCTGGGCGACGCCGTCGACGTGGCGCTGGGCCGCGACGACGGTCCCCGATGA